The Deltaproteobacteria bacterium GWC2_65_14 genome window below encodes:
- a CDS encoding outer membrane protein assembly factor BamA, with translation MTGTERGRRFSPWVGALSVLVLLSARPAAALEEPAPREPPVLSAVTFRVASPYRISHGELTGLVTLKPGDLLTSDAVRESIRRLYAKSLFQQISAYVREEAGKAILLFFLRPSPVVSELRVVGTKRVTEAMVLSASRIRRGASLEAADLHGAEDAVRKMLRDKGFPGAAVTVSASCSVETGAGRIRIEVREGEPGVIRSVAMEGVRFFPPEGLRELLGLEEGEPYDFRDGDRGIRDLRAAYKEAGFLTVHVSAFEVSCEEGEGVCLAGRVEEGPRYEVRWEGEEKFSRSKLEKAIRLRGGEEEFTEGGLVYDLRERLLSFYRGRNHLKAAVTVETGEMEDGKRLLKIVLEEGEAGYLKEIRFLGNDRIPSKVLKKQMLSRERGFFHHVTGSGEFEEADWSADLAALVGLYQQEGYARMKISSVDTSWDERGGITAAIHVEEGPRYLLREIVLSGNDHFLQEELLALVGNRTGTHVNYVGLERDQEKVAEFYRNAGYLDAAVKTTLAFDEGKDTAVARFEIGEGIRYHRGTVAVRGNLLTDSAAVLREVTIPEGAPAGERDLLAFQQAVFGTGLYKSVRLNRLKHPEREIVDLIVEVEETLFFEFEYGFGYGTDTGMRGFAGATTRNMNGLGRRLSVKVLASQKEQHYIADLREPWIFGNRWKWEGGLTGSYQEAERESFSLQKASAVAGITKKILLRSSVAVQYEFSRDEVFDVTPGAVLSPEDQGTANIAAFRGLFVLDFRDDPFNPRRGSFHSGSAELASTYFGSEVDYYKVAGQTSWYFPLSRRNILVLSGRAGVVRPTRDTIEVPIQKRFFLGGRTTVRGFKEESIGPLGTDGAPVGGDYMVNGNAEIRVPFQYGVIGALFLDAGSVWLGGDPGSRIDLRESAGLGLRYLTPVGPVGFDYAWKLDRRAGESGSEWHFTIGAVF, from the coding sequence ATCGATCCGCCGTCTCTACGCGAAGTCGCTGTTCCAGCAGATCTCCGCGTATGTCCGGGAGGAAGCCGGGAAGGCGATCCTCCTATTCTTTCTCCGGCCCTCCCCGGTGGTCTCCGAACTCAGGGTCGTCGGCACGAAACGGGTGACGGAGGCGATGGTTCTCTCCGCCTCGCGCATCCGGCGGGGCGCCTCGCTGGAGGCCGCAGACCTTCACGGCGCCGAGGATGCGGTCCGGAAGATGCTCCGCGATAAAGGATTTCCCGGTGCCGCGGTGACCGTGTCGGCGTCGTGCAGCGTGGAAACGGGGGCGGGGAGGATCCGGATCGAGGTCCGCGAAGGGGAACCGGGCGTCATCCGGAGCGTCGCCATGGAGGGGGTACGGTTTTTCCCTCCGGAAGGACTCCGCGAGCTGCTGGGTCTGGAAGAAGGCGAACCGTACGACTTCCGGGACGGCGACCGGGGGATCCGGGATCTCCGGGCCGCCTACAAGGAAGCCGGGTTCCTCACCGTCCATGTTTCCGCGTTCGAGGTTTCCTGCGAGGAGGGGGAGGGGGTCTGTCTGGCCGGGCGGGTCGAGGAAGGCCCGAGATACGAGGTCCGATGGGAGGGGGAGGAGAAATTCTCCAGGTCGAAGCTCGAGAAGGCGATCCGGCTTCGCGGCGGAGAGGAGGAATTCACCGAGGGGGGGCTGGTGTACGACCTCCGGGAACGGCTTCTGTCCTTCTATCGGGGAAGGAACCACCTCAAGGCAGCGGTGACGGTGGAAACCGGGGAGATGGAGGATGGGAAACGCCTCCTGAAGATCGTCCTGGAGGAAGGGGAGGCGGGGTACCTGAAGGAGATCCGTTTTCTGGGGAACGACCGGATTCCGTCGAAGGTTCTCAAGAAGCAGATGCTTTCCAGGGAGAGGGGGTTCTTCCACCATGTCACCGGGTCCGGGGAGTTCGAAGAGGCCGACTGGAGCGCGGACCTGGCGGCGCTGGTCGGGCTGTACCAGCAGGAGGGATACGCCCGGATGAAAATCTCCTCCGTGGACACCTCCTGGGATGAACGGGGGGGGATCACCGCCGCGATCCATGTCGAGGAGGGGCCCCGCTACCTTCTCCGGGAGATCGTGCTGTCGGGAAACGACCATTTTCTCCAGGAGGAACTCCTGGCCCTCGTCGGGAACCGGACGGGAACGCATGTGAACTATGTCGGGCTCGAGCGGGACCAGGAGAAGGTGGCCGAATTCTACCGGAATGCCGGGTACCTGGATGCCGCCGTGAAGACAACGCTTGCCTTCGACGAGGGAAAGGACACGGCGGTCGCCCGTTTCGAAATCGGAGAGGGGATCCGGTACCATCGGGGGACGGTCGCGGTCCGGGGGAATCTTCTCACCGACTCCGCGGCGGTTCTCCGGGAAGTCACGATCCCCGAAGGAGCCCCCGCCGGGGAGCGGGATCTACTGGCATTCCAGCAGGCGGTGTTCGGAACCGGGTTGTACAAAAGCGTCCGGCTGAACCGGTTGAAACACCCCGAACGGGAGATCGTCGACCTCATCGTGGAGGTCGAGGAAACCCTCTTCTTCGAGTTCGAGTACGGGTTCGGCTACGGGACCGACACCGGCATGCGGGGATTCGCGGGAGCCACGACCCGGAACATGAACGGACTGGGAAGACGGCTGTCCGTGAAGGTGCTCGCGAGCCAGAAGGAGCAGCACTACATCGCGGACCTGCGGGAACCCTGGATCTTCGGGAACCGCTGGAAGTGGGAGGGAGGGCTCACGGGCTCCTACCAGGAGGCGGAGCGGGAAAGCTTCAGCCTCCAGAAGGCCAGCGCCGTCGCCGGCATCACCAAGAAGATCCTTCTCCGGTCCTCGGTGGCCGTCCAGTATGAATTTTCCCGGGACGAGGTGTTCGACGTCACCCCCGGGGCGGTCCTCTCGCCGGAGGATCAGGGAACCGCGAACATCGCCGCGTTCCGGGGTCTCTTCGTGCTCGACTTCCGGGACGACCCGTTCAACCCGAGGCGGGGCTCCTTCCATTCCGGATCGGCCGAGCTGGCCTCCACCTATTTCGGATCGGAGGTCGACTACTACAAGGTGGCCGGACAGACCAGCTGGTATTTTCCGCTCTCCCGGAGGAACATCCTCGTCCTTTCCGGACGCGCGGGGGTGGTCCGCCCGACGCGGGACACGATCGAGGTTCCCATCCAGAAGCGGTTTTTCCTGGGGGGCAGGACCACCGTGCGGGGATTCAAGGAGGAATCGATCGGACCGCTGGGGACGGACGGCGCTCCCGTCGGGGGGGACTACATGGTCAACGGAAATGCGGAGATCCGCGTTCCGTTCCAGTACGGAGTGATCGGCGCGCTGTTCCTGGACGCCGGGAGCGTCTGGCTCGGGGGAGATCCGGGGAGCCGGATCGACCTGCGTGAGAGCGCGGGGCTGGGGCTTCGCTACCTTACCCCGGTGGGGCCGGTCGGATTCGATTACGCCTGGAAGCTCGACCGGCGGGCCGGAGAGTCCGGCTCCGAGTGGCACTTTACCATCGGCGCCGTCTTCTGA